One window from the genome of Kluyveromyces marxianus DMKU3-1042 DNA, complete genome, chromosome 3 encodes:
- the DPL1 gene encoding sphinganine-1-phosphate aldolase DPL1, whose translation MEYLEGLQKRFYLGYSYKYNTFQFNPVILVDSLKLEIQQYLKNTPWYWILRDCVFIHLVFKFFSKILLYIRGYGLITSLGKLYHYFGKRLFSVILSMPGIRGSVEKQVSKALTSIEADLIKNDPQLEDYTELPSEGLSEEKVLESLDKLNSVLRHSDWKNGKVSGAVYHGGDELIDLQSKAFQKYCIANQLHPDVFPGVRKMEAEVVSMVLKMFNAPETGCGTTTSGGTESLLLACLSAKMYGLRFKGIREPEMIIPKTAHAGFDKAGYYFGIKIHHVDLDPVTYQCDVKQMKRLINRNTVLLAGSAPNFPHGIIDDIETIGKLGEKYKIPVHVDCCLGSFIVAFMAKAGFDDVPLFDFRVPGVTSISCDTHKYGFAPKGSSVIMYRSPLLRKQQYYVSTDWTGGLYGSPTLAGSRPGALVVGCWATLVHFGEKGYIESCKEIVGKARSLKEFIKKEVPDLQILGDPLCSVISFTSNTINIYELSDTLSKSGWHFSALQKPASVHFALTHLTLQSIDELKQALKTTVEKMKSEPNAKPSSDGTGALYGVAGSVKTAGVADRLIEGFLDSLYKLEPETY comes from the coding sequence ATGGAATACTTGGAAGGACTACAAAAGAGGTTTTACCTCGGATATTCTTACAAATACAACACCTTTCAATTCAATCCAGTTATCTTAGTAGATTCTCTCAAGTTGGAAATTCAGCAGTACTTGAAAAATACCCCTTGGTACTGGATACTACGAGACTGTGTCTTCATCCATTTGgtcttcaagttcttttcGAAGATACTACTATACATAAGAGGATATGGGTTAATAACATCTCTTGGCAAGCTATACCATTATTTTGGTAAAAGGTTGTTCAGCGTTATTTTGAGTATGCCTGGAATTAGGGGCTCTGTTGAAAAACAGGTTTCCAAGGCCTTGACGTCCATAGAAGCGGATTTGATTAAGAACGACCCTCAGTTGGAAGACTATACAGAACTACCTTCCGAAGGATTgagtgaagaaaaagtaCTAGAAAGTTTGGATAAGTTAAATAGTGTTTTGAGGCATTCTGACTGGAAAAACGGGAAAGTGTCAGGGGCTGTTTATCACGGCGGTGATGAGTTGATTGATTTGCAATCGAAAGCGTTCCAAAAATACTGTATAGCCAATCAATTGCATCCAGATGTTTTCCCAGGAGTCCGTAAAATGGAGGCAGAGGTGGTTTCTATGGTGCTAAAAATGTTTAATGCGCCGGAGACGGGCTGTGGAACTACTACTAGCGGTGGTACAGAATCCTTGTTGTTGGCATGCTTAAGTGCAAAGATGTATGGGTTACGTTTCAAGGGTATTAGAGAACCAGAAATGATTATTCCCAAAACTGCACATGCTGGTTTTGATAAGGCGGGTTACTACTTTGGTATCAAGATACATCACGTCGATTTGGATCCTGTTACGTACCAATGTGATGTAAAGCAAATGAAAAGACTCATTAATAGAAACACAGTTTTATTGGCAGGATCGGCACCAAACTTTCCTCATGGTATTATTGATGACATTGAGACAATCGGAAAACTGGGAGAAAAGTATAAAATCCCAGTCCATGTTGATTGTTGCTTGGGCTCATTCATTGTTGCATTTATGGCTAAGGCTGGTTTTGATGACGTTCCATTGTTTGACTTCAGAGTACCTGGCGTTACATCAATCTCTTGCGACACGCATAAATATGGTTTTGCACCTAAGGGATCGAGTGTAATTATGTACCGCAGTCCATTACTCAGAAAACAACAGTACTATGTTAGCACTGACTGGACTGGTGGTTTATATGGTTCCCCAACGCTTGCGGGAAGCAGACCTGGTGCATTAGTTGTAGGCTGTTGGGCAACATTAGTCCATTTCGGCGAAAAAGGTTACATTGAATCATGTAAAGAAATTGTGGGGAAGGCCAGATCGTTGAAAGAATTTATCAAAAAAGAGGTGCCTGATCTTCAAATTTTAGGTGATCCACTATGCTCCGTGATCTCTTTTACTTCAAACACAATTAATATTTATGAACTATCTGACACTTTATCGAAGAGTGGATGGCATTTCAGTGCACTACAAAAACCAGCATCTGTGCATTTCGCTCTCACTCACCTGACGCTCCAATCAATAGACGAATTAAAACAGGCTTTAAAGACCACCGTTgagaaaatgaaatccGAACCAAATGCAAAGCCATCTAGTGATGGAACTGGTGCATTGTATGGTGTAGCAGGAAGTGTTAAAACTGCAGGCGTCGCAGATCGTTTGATCGAAGGCTTTTTGGACAGTTTATACAAACTTGAACCTGAAACGTATTAA
- the BRL1 gene encoding Brl1p, protein MDEFNALSLNSTIQDDTLEESDLLAISNLSISEKKPIAEDLISKFLPYSPPCPSPLRSTVSIPESCLSDKMDIDEEYDNSLNVNTIPGNKSNEDIIEEIETEDEDDTNREQKGLIKALLSPTSLGIALATRDLNKNEQDEDHKQLGQQNEQEESKDVPVTITDKLPTEPTEEKTSAESISSSNEGSQNVSGLQTPERQKRPWQINIQNHHHYYMVTDANGEPYKYTPPIEEVEQAENENENQLPVPWSSKSRPASKASYAFTTYLQMALNTLTVMIICSTITAFAKSVRTDIRATWEHQKLELDYESAKCKVQYLANHCADNEVVPALYDQCNEWARCMSRNNKIYFRARTSLGAKLFAEIVNSLIEPLGWKTLLVILLTLAIWCFSSNFVLGFMRAKSYYGGSPTQTHPQIQSKSQPNAGCLLASEVPPASAIVVTNTDSNTKTSASSNSASSSSSPALSKKNMFT, encoded by the coding sequence ATGGATGAATTTAATGCACTTTCCTTAAACTCCACCATTCAAGATGATACATTAGAAGAATCAGACTTACTGGCGATTTCTAACTTATCGATATCTGAGAAAAAACCGATAGCAGAAGATCTCATCAGTAAATTTCTTCCTTATTCGCCGCCATGTCCATCACCTTTGCGCTCGACTGTAAGTATCCCCGAGAGCTGTCTATCTGATAAAATGGATATAGATGAAGAATACGATAATTCTTTAAACGTAAATACCATTCCTGGGAACAAATCAAATGAGGATATTATAGAGGAGATTGAaacagaagatgaggacgaTACCAATCGTGAACAAAAGGGTCTTATCAAAGCACTGCTTTCGCCAACAAGTCTCGGAATTGCATTGGCAACAAGAgatttgaacaagaatGAACAAGATGAGGACCACAAGCAACTAGGGCAACAAAATGAACAGGAAGAAAGTAAGGATGTTCCGGTAACCATTACTGATAAACTTCCAACAGAGccaacagaagaaaagacgAGTGCGGAATCTATTTCGTCTTCAAATGAAGGCAGTCAAAACGTCTCGGGGCTTCAGACTCCAGAACGTCAAAAGAGACCATGGCAGATAAACATTCAgaaccatcatcattactACATGGTGACTGACGCCAATGGCGAACCATACAAATATACACCCCCGATAGAAGAAGTAGAGCAGGCTGAAAATGAGAACGAGAACCAATTGCCAGTTCCATGGTCCTCTAAATCTCGACCTGCTTCCAAAGCTTCGTATGCATTTACAACTTATCTACAAATGGCTTTGAACACTTTAACAGTCATGATCATATGTTCAACCATCACTGCATTTGCAAAATCCGTGCGCACAGATATCAGAGCCACCTGGGAACACCAAAAGCTAGAACTAGATTACGAATCGGCAAAGTGCAAGGTCCAATATCTTGCCAACCATTGTGCGGACAACGAAGTAGTACCGGCACTATATGATCAATGTAACGAATGGGCAAGATGTATGAGCAGGAACAACAAGATATATTTCCGCGCAAGAACCTCCTTAGGCGCTAAACTCTTTGCTGAGATTGTCAACTCACTGATCGAACCCTTGGGGTGGAAGACTCTACTGGTTATCCTACTTACGTTGGCTATATGGTGCTTCTCATCGAACTTTGTTTTAGGATTCATGCGCGCCAAAAGCTATTATGGTGGCTCACCAACCCAGACTCATCCTCAAATTCAATCTAAATCGCAGCCAAACGCTGGATGCTTGCTCGCTTCTGAAGTTCCTCCTGCAAGCGCAATTGTTGTCACTAATACCGACTCCAATACAAAAACTAGTGCTAGTAGTAATAGCgcatcgtcgtcatcgtcacCGGCAttgtcaaagaaaaatatgtTCACGTGA
- the HDA2 gene encoding Hda2p — MFLYYILWLDFLHKQRSLVAEFRHNIVFFFFLYAQKNVSLRIARHFRFQRNAKRSFHKGIYGCHYTVYYVKASEAKVRKDQKNKKTVGPETTANMNLSSSRTQVFCIPVGLTQVQKDLLEILISIHAESFVSCIDKSLVPKLPVKHEADHDDVKRDLSMVALTDVQLTEWFFENIRAVSNHPCLLVEHYMPRQFLLMEPSERLISTSDKFGKLNLMVDLLLNRKDKSRLLQIAIVSHSVKELDLIEGVMLGKVAKLKRLSGTSLFDEKHEYDDQSFGVNSSNAENGSAMGSVGPESNFKTKDEYNYSKSKRKNDKGAQLDWLFLATTTHLTHSEDLFSRFNLDVIISFDPMLDDSLPSIYKVRKNGKKIPLVKLLVQDSPDHYLLSQRKSLLKDEAVQLDSIVHFLKYRADDKNLVSLRQYEDITSALIKGENPAALIPEMTTGSDKDSDDLTPFLTTPLGLMDLTYGKYELPLQSGPMDIKSYQHILKTLTAERLKQCSIEYEEREKLVLETRIRETKRLNDYDELKVQAGQYFKKLKENEGKLNDSEKRVERTKSDLDILDERLTKLLDRKSELLKLLELSDVSSEIDSRKQISEKLSTDVDELRKRNDEEGTRNEELRSEYQEKSSEAAAKALYTSKLKSEKEELERKLNGPYTKWQLQTLQDKERKLKTTLRKLVQQSQFLIQYMNRVQDQYNIENEPTKKPSPSTNHSSRYTTRTTRATSPTYT, encoded by the coding sequence ATGTTCCtctattatattttatggCTAGATTTCCTTCACAAACAACGGTCCCTGGTTGCCGAATTCCGTCataatattgttttttttttttttttgtacgCTCAAAAAAATGTGTCTTTACGTATTGCACGCcattttcgttttcaaaGGAATGCAAAGAGATCTTTTCACAAGGGTATATATGGATGTCATTACACTGTTTATTACGTGAAAGCGAGTGAAGCGAAGGTGAGGAAGgaccaaaaaaataagaaaacaGTGGGTCCAGAAACTACTGCAAATATGAATCTTTCCTCAAGTAGAACTCAGGTGTTTTGTATACCGGTCGGTTTAACTCAGGTACAGAAAGATCTATTGGAAATATTGATATCTATACATGCCGAATCGTTTGTTTCATGCATTGACAAATCGCTAGTTCCTAAGCTACCTGTTAAACATGAAGCTGACCACGACGATGTCAAAAGAGATTTAAGCATGGTTGCCCTGACTGATGTTCAATTAACAGAATGGTTTTTCGAAAACATTCGGGCAGTGTCTAACCATCCATGTCTCTTAGTTGAGCATTATATGCCAAGACAATTTTTATTGATGGAACCTAGCGAACGATTAATATCCACAAGTGATAAATTTGGCAAACTCAACCTTATGGTAGACCTTTTGCTAAATCGGAAAGATAAATCTAGACTATTACAGATTGCTATTGTATCTCATTCTGTTAAAGAGTTGGATTTGATTGAGGGTGTGATGCTAGGCAAAGTCGCgaaattgaagagactATCAGGAACATCACtatttgatgaaaagcATGAATACGATGATCAAAGCTTTGGTGTAAACTCATCTAATGCTGAAAATGGATCGGCTATGGGTAGTGTGGGACCAGAATCAAATTTCAAGACAAAGGATGAGTATAACTACTCGAAgtcgaaaagaaaaaatgaCAAAGGTGCACAACTTGACTGGCTCTTCTTGGCTACGACAACGCATTTAACTCATTCAGAGGATTTATTTTCGAGGTTCAATTTGGACGTCATTATCAGTTTCGATCCAATGCTTGATGATTCGCTACCTTCTATTTACAAAGTGAGGAAAAATGGTAAAAAAATTCCTTTGGTCAAACTATTGGTGCAAGACTCGCCAGATCACTACCTACTCTCTCAAAGGAAGTCACTTCTTAAAGATGAAGCGGTCCAACTAGACTCCATTGTAcactttttgaaatatcGCGCTGATGACAAGAATCTCGTTTCGCTACGTCAATATGAAGATATCACATCAGCCTTGATCAAAGGTGAAAATCCTGCAGCACTTATACCAGAAATGACAACGGGCTCAGATAAGGATTCGGATGATCTTACACCATTTTTGACGACGCCTCTAGGATTAATGGATCTTACATATGGTAAGTACGAGTTACCATTACAATCAGGTCCTATGGATATCAAAAGTTATCAACATATATTGAAAACCCTAACAGCGGAGAGATTGAAGCAGTGTAGTATCGAATATGAAGAGCGTGAAAAGCTAGTATTAGAGACCAGAATCAGAGAAACGAAAAGGTTGAATGACTACGACGAGTTGAAAGTTCAAGCTGGTCaatatttcaagaaattaaaagaaaacgAGGGCAAACTTAATGATTCTGAAAAACGTGTCGAACGTACTAAGTCAGATCTTGATATCTTGGATGAGCGGCTCACTAAACTTCTGGACCGTAAGTCTGAATTATTGAAACTCTTGGAACTCAGCGATGTTTCATCCGAAATCGATAGTCGGAAACAAATTAGTGAAAAACTGTCCACAGATGTTGATGAGCTAAGGAAACGTAATGATGAGGAAGGTACACGCAATGAAGAACTAAGGTCTGAGTATCAAGAAAAGTCTTCTGAAGCTGCCGCAAAAGCCCTATATACCTCCAAACTCAAATcggaaaaggaagaattggaacGTAAACTCAATGGCCCATACACTAAATGGCAACTACAGACCTTACAGGACAAGGAAAGGAAACTCAAAACCACATTACGAAAATTGGTTCAACAGTCGCAGTTCTTGATTCAGTATATGAACCGCGTTCAAGATCAATACAATATCGAAAATGAACCTACGAAAAAACCATCCCCATCGACAAATCATTCATCCAGATACACTACTAGGACCACAAGAGCCACATCCCCAACATACACATAG